TTCCGGATCTACGACGCCTCCTGAGGTTAAGCAGGTGAAATCAAAGCCAGCTCCTGCTGTGTTATATCCGGTAGATATTGCATTTAACAAGGCTAAAGTGTTGTTACCTGCTTCAGACAGAATAAACGTCTCCCCTGCTGCTGGCGACGAAGGTGTAATTTACATTTATGGTATAAAGGGTAAGGAAACTTATTATCATGCTGATGCTTTACAATTTGATCAGTATTCAGGGAAATTGCTGTACAGAAGAAATTACGAGGAGCAAAATGCGGGTGAAAAATTAGTTGGGATGAATTATGATATTCATGTGGGAGCTATTTTAGGTTTACCCGGGAAAATCATCGCTTTTATTGCCAGTTTAGTTGCCGCAAGCTTACCTGTAACCGGGTTTATGATCTGGTTGAACAGGAAAAAGAAAAAAAAGAAAAAATAGATTTGGTTTTGAATTATTGTTTTCTATCTTTGCAGCCCCGCAAGGGAGAAACGGACCGGTAGTTCAGCTGGTTAGAATGCCGCCCTGTCACGGCGGAGGTCGCGGGTTCGAGTCCCGTCCGGTCCGCAAGATGTAAATCTTGAAAACATTAAAAAGCCTTTCATCGAATGATGAAAGGCTTTTTTGATTTGGGTTCGAGCCCCATATTCTACCATTACAATATTATCCCCAGGTAATTCTTAAAACCACGTAATTGTTTTTGAATCGCGGGATATGTATTATTGCCTTTAAAGGGATAAAAATATTTGATTTGGGGACTTGAGTGGTCAATAAATTTTACTGTACGATAAATGTTGTATATTTGAATATCAGTTCAGTATTATGGCCAAGAATAAAAAACATCGGCTCATATTTGAGTTATCCAAATCGGAGCGTGAATTACGTTTGAAGAGTGCATTGAATGAGGTTATTCAATTGACTGTCGATATGCAGAAACCTTTCGTATATAGGAATAACTTATGCATCCAGCCTAACTTCTTTATCCATCAGTATCCCAATGGAAAGAAATATCTTATTTCACAGGACCAGGAAAATTCTAAAGAGAATATCTTAAGAGAGTTAGCCTAATCCTATGGATAACTTGAGGCTTTTTATAGTTGCGGGACCAAATGGAGCTGGCAAAAGCCTTTTTTCCAGTAAACTTACGGAATCAGACTATACGGTCTTTGACGGGGATAAACACTTGACCGAGTTTGCTAAGAAATATCCAGAAACAGGGAGTGACGTATTGTCGAATGCAGTTAACGATCAGATTTTCAAGGTAGAGAAGTTAAAAGCCATTGCCGAACGTAAAAGTTATGCATTTGAGACAAACTTTAGTGCTTCGGATCCAATGGAGACAGCAAACGAATTTCGTAATGCAGGATATGAAATACATCTTATTTTCATGGGACTCAATTCAATTGAGGAATCGATCCAGCGCGTCGAGCAGAGGGTCAGATTGGGTGGTCATAAAGTTGCCGAACCATCCATACGCTATAATTATGAACATGGCTTTAAAAATCTCTATAAACACTTTCATGAATTCGATTCTGTCACCCTATATGATAATGCTATTGCCGATATTGCCGAGCCGGTGATTCCAAGGGAAATATTGTATATTCTGGAAGGCAATCTACATCTTGAAATGAAGAGCTATCCTGAATGGGTGGCACCATTGCTTGATAGATTATAGTTGTTATTATGTATAATTCATGGGTCAAAATCGAAAAAGCTCAAAAACATTTATTATTTCTGGATATTCGAATGCCCCAGCTTTCAGGAATTGATTTTTTAAAAACAATAAAAAAGCCACCACAAACTATTTTCACTACAGCTTACAGAGAATTTGCACTGGAAAGCTATGATTTTGAAATTGTCGATTATCTTCTCAAACCTATTACTTTCGATCGGTTTTTTAAGGCCGTAGAACGCTATCTCAGACAGTATCACATACCTGTTAATGTCGTTTCAACTGCTCCTGAAATACCTTTCATTATCTTAAAATCAGGAATCAAAAATTATAAAATCAATGTTGCAGATATAATATACATTGAAAGTATCAGAGATTATATTAAGATATTAACCACTGAAAGTGAATTGACCATTAAATATAAAATTAGTCATATAGCAATTGAACTCCGGAGCCAGCGTTTTCTTCGTGTTCACCGTTCATTTATTGTCAATACAGAAAAAATAACCTCCTTTTCTCCATCAATAGTTGAGCTGGGTAAAAAAGAAATTCCTATTGGCCCCATGTACAAGCAAAGTGTAGATGCAGCCTTAAGATAGGCCTGAATTTGGTCCGTTTATCAAATCCATTCCTCAGCTTCTGAAAAATTTAAAGGCTCATAATTAATATACTGAACAAATCTTGGTTTTTGTGAGGTATTAGGGCTGCTGCCATGCGGTAAAGCCTGATGCCAGATGATAAAATCTCCTGCATTGGCTGCAATAGGGAAACTGCCCAGTGCATGAAGGTCTTGCTGCCTTGGATTAGCACCTGCCGGAAGTTCACTGAGCCAGTTCTCTACCTTGTTCTGGAACCCCGGAACAACTGTTAAAGCACCTTGATTTGATGCCGTGTCGGCCAGGTAAAGTATCCCCTGTAAACCAAAGGGAATAGGTAAACTTAAACTTACGTCCCAATGCAAATCAGGCCCTGGAAACGTCCATTCATCTGTTTCTGGCGGATTAAAACCTACACGGTCAGCTGTACACCATAAATCTGTACGGCCCCAGAGCTGTTCATACGCCTGGCGGACAATAACCGACTCTCTGTTCTTTTGAATTAAAGGATGCTGAAATAATTGCACCATAATCCCCTGCCGGGAAGCATGATGCTGATACCAAGTTCCGGATTCCTCTCTATTAACTTTTATAGACTGGCAAATGATTTCAATCGTTTCATCACATGCTTTTTTAGAAACAGCATTTTTTAAAATAAGGTATCCGTTTTGATCCCAGAATTTAAGCTGTTCATCGCTCAGCACATCAGGAATATCTTTATTTAACAAATTCCTGCCACCAAATTCATTATTATAACGGGCAATATTTTCAGGCACAGGCATACCTGCTGTTTTAATAATCCAGTCTTCAAATTCTTCAAAACCAGGTACAGTTTCAAATAAATAAACAGTAGTCTGCTCCAGCCCTAGTCCTAATGCAGACATCAGGATCTTATCAAATCTCCATTCTTCTTTAGGCACGTCAACAATTATTTTCCCCTCCCTTTTAAGTAAAGACTTTTCCCAGAACCTTTTCAGGTGCATGATCTGTAATTTTCCTGTTTCCTGTGATGGAGTTAGTGAAGTAGAAAGCATAGTTACTGATTTAAAATATTCTGAGCTAAAGGCTGATATTGATTGTATTGCTTTTCAAACTCATCCGCCAGCTGATTCGCCGTTACTGTATTCTGAAATCTTAATGCACCAATCATCTCAAGGAGCTGCTGCTGGCAATAATCCGGTATACGACTAAGGTAACTGGCCGAAT
The sequence above is drawn from the Pedobacter cryoconitis genome and encodes:
- a CDS encoding LytR/AlgR family response regulator transcription factor, with the translated sequence MYNSWVKIEKAQKHLLFLDIRMPQLSGIDFLKTIKKPPQTIFTTAYREFALESYDFEIVDYLLKPITFDRFFKAVERYLRQYHIPVNVVSTAPEIPFIILKSGIKNYKINVADIIYIESIRDYIKILTTESELTIKYKISHIAIELRSQRFLRVHRSFIVNTEKITSFSPSIVELGKKEIPIGPMYKQSVDAALR
- a CDS encoding zeta toxin family protein, with translation MDNLRLFIVAGPNGAGKSLFSSKLTESDYTVFDGDKHLTEFAKKYPETGSDVLSNAVNDQIFKVEKLKAIAERKSYAFETNFSASDPMETANEFRNAGYEIHLIFMGLNSIEESIQRVEQRVRLGGHKVAEPSIRYNYEHGFKNLYKHFHEFDSVTLYDNAIADIAEPVIPREILYILEGNLHLEMKSYPEWVAPLLDRL
- a CDS encoding phytanoyl-CoA dioxygenase family protein: MLSTSLTPSQETGKLQIMHLKRFWEKSLLKREGKIIVDVPKEEWRFDKILMSALGLGLEQTTVYLFETVPGFEEFEDWIIKTAGMPVPENIARYNNEFGGRNLLNKDIPDVLSDEQLKFWDQNGYLILKNAVSKKACDETIEIICQSIKVNREESGTWYQHHASRQGIMVQLFQHPLIQKNRESVIVRQAYEQLWGRTDLWCTADRVGFNPPETDEWTFPGPDLHWDVSLSLPIPFGLQGILYLADTASNQGALTVVPGFQNKVENWLSELPAGANPRQQDLHALGSFPIAANAGDFIIWHQALPHGSSPNTSQKPRFVQYINYEPLNFSEAEEWI